Proteins encoded by one window of Sorex araneus isolate mSorAra2 chromosome 3, mSorAra2.pri, whole genome shotgun sequence:
- the PLEKHG3 gene encoding pleckstrin homology domain-containing family G member 3 isoform X4: MPVSASTRQDGSQERPLSLTSTTSSSGSSRDSRSTMEDPSGPEASTENGAGSPRARHAPNSNNSSSWLNMKGPLSPFNGRAAAGPVHKLSYLGRVVREIVETERMYVQDLRSIVEDYLLKIIDTPGLLTPEQVSALFGNIENIYALNSQLLRDLDSCNSDPVAVASCFVERSQEFDIYTQYCNNYPNSVAALTECMRDKQQAKFFRDRQELLQHSLPLGSYLLKPVQRILKYHLLLQEIAKHFDEEEDGFEVVEDAIDTMTCVAWYINDMKRRHEHAVRLQEIQSLLINWKGPDLTIYGELVLEGTFRVHRVRNERTFFLFDKALLITKKRGDHFVYKGHIPCSSLMLIESTRDSLCFTVTHYKHSKQQYSLQAKTVEEKRNWTHHIKRLILENHHTTIPQKAKEAILEMDSYYPSRYRYSPERLKKAWASQDEVSSHARQGRRQSEPTRHLLRQLSEKARATGMKHAGSAGTLLDFGQHPHPRGPRTEAGVAPEAQEEEEVEEEEEEQEQEQAFQVSLEALVGPDDSKKGAGPEPPGSEEEEEEEEEDEEEESLAVAEQVADFASSLLAALHCWHYRANALLFSRGAMGKGRRESEGSKGCQRPSGQSPTSAEKRLSTESISSLPEVEPEPVPGMEQEVFGAEGPGPEEMPSHTESPEALEKQLDVPQGLLGMDNPDDMVDFVVAERSEDLKPLSSGEEEEEEEEEEEEEEEEELGATQEPESLLPPSVLDQASVIAERFVSSISRRSSLALEDGKSSGFGTPRLTSRSSSVLSLEGSEKGPARRGSLSDFLGSQEVESGGGAPTENGSSVNGTEAPGPSCPAEPERSSCKKKESMLSTRDRLLLDRIKTYYENAEHHDAGFSIRRRESLSYIPKGLVRNSVSRFNSLPRPDPEPLAPLGPKRQSGSRPASWALFEFPGPSQAGAGEPAPITDAEFRPSSEIVKLWEGMESSGGSPRKGPSSGHVNGFDLHEPLFILEEHELGAITEESATASPESASPTERPSPAHLARELKELVKELSSSAGGELVTPLHPRIVQLSHIMDGPMSERVKTKVYQLARQYSLRIKGKSGAARPPLPWEKAASERDLQEAAGELSGGKGKRRPVLSLFHPEPSMTPEHSPLKSCSAGETSPQHFSFSPSATSPRNTSPGARASTRNPLSPLDTETFSWPDVRELRSKYASHDEAALAEGSRARAPPVNRSRSVPENMVEPPRSARVGRCCSLSTKRGRAGPRASGNSPQQELDRDEALYVTAHVTLDNNRRVIIMEKEPPPGPALGSEEPTALLWQGQDLQGCGLKEEGPRDAADPGQQGRVRNLREKFQALNSVG; encoded by the exons ATGCCCGTCTCTGCCTCCACTCGCCAGGATGGCAGCCAGGAGCGGCCGCTGAGCCTGACCTCCACCACCTCGTCGTCCGGCTCCTCCCGTGACAGTCGCAGCACCATGGAGGATCCCAGTGGCCCCGAGGCGTCCACAGAGAACGGGGCCGGCTCCCCTCGAGCCCGGCACGCCCCCAACAGCAACAACTCCAGCAGCTGGTTGAACATGAAGGGGCCCCTGTCCCCCTTCAATGGCCGGGCAGCGGCTGGGCCCGTGCACAAGCTCAGCTACCTGGGCCGTGTGGTGCGGGAAATCGTGGAGACGGAGCGCATGTACGTGCAGGACCTTCGCAGCATCGTGGAG GACTACCTCTTGAAGATCATTGACACGCCCGGGCTCCTGACTCCCGAGCAAGTCAGTGCCCTGTTTGGGAACATAGAGAACATCTACGCCCTGAACAG CCagctcctcagagacctggacagCTGCAATAGTGACCCCGTGGCAGTGGCCAGCTGCTTCGTGGAAAGG AGCCAAGAGTTCGATATCTACACCCAGTATTGCAACAACTACCCCAA CTCGGTGGCCGCCCTGACGGAGTGCATGCGGGACAAGCAGCAGGCCAAGTTCTTCCGGGACCGCCAGGAGCTGCTACAGCACTCCCTGCCCCTGGGCTCCTACCTGCTGAAGCCCGTGCAGCGCATCCTCAAGTACCACCTGCTGCTCCAG GAGATCGCCAAACACTTTGACGAAGAGGAGGATGGCTTTGAGGTGGTCGAGGATGCCATCGACACCATGACCTGTGTGGCCTGGTACATTAACGACATGAAGCGGCGGCACGAGCATGCGGTCCGGCTGCAG GAGATCCAGTCGCTGCTCATCAACTGGAAGGGGCCGGACCTGACCATCTACGGGGAGCTGGTCCTGGAGGGCACGTTCCGGGTACACCGCGTGCGCAACGAGAGGACCTTCTTCCTCTTCGACAAGGCGCTGCTCATCACCAAGAAACGGGGCGATCACTTTGTCTACAAGGGGCACATCCCG TGCTCCTCCCTGATGCTGATCGAGAGCACCCGGGACTCCCTGTGCTTCACTGTCACCCACTACAAGCACAGCAAACAGCAGTACAGCCTCCAG GCCAAAACAGTGGAGGAGAAGCGGAACTGGACTCACCACATCAAGAGGCTCATCCTGGAGAATCACCACACCACCATCCCGCAGAAG GCCAAGGAAGCCATCCTGGAAATGGACTCCTATT ATCCCAGTCGGTACCGCTATAGCCCGGAACGGCTGAAGAAGGCGTGGGCCTCCCAGGATGAGGTGTCCTCCCACGCACGCCAGGGCCGCCGGCAGTCGG AGCCCACCAGACACCTGCTAAGGCAGCTGAGCGAGAAGG CCAGAGCAACAGGAATGAAG CATGCCGGCAGCGCCGGCACTCTCCTGGACTTCGGGCAGCACCCCCATCCTCGGGGCCCACGGACGGAGGCAGGGGTTGCCCCTGAGgcgcaggaggaggaagaggtggaggaggaggaggaggagcaggagcaggaacagGCCTTTCAGGTCTCTTTGGAGGCCCTGGTTGGGCCTGACGACAGCAAGAAgggggctgggccagagcccccaggctcggaggaggaggaggaggaggaggaggaggatgaggaggaggagagcctgGCAGTGGCGGAGCAGGTAGCCGACTTTGCCAGCTCCCTGCTGGCCGCCCTCCACTGCTGGCACTATCGGGCCAACGCTTTACTTTTCTCCCGGGGCGCTATG GGGAAGGGCCGCCGGGAGTCAGAGGGCTCCAAGGGCTGCCAGAGGCCCAGTGGCCAGTCTCCAACCAGCGCTGAGAAGCGCCTGAGCACCGAGTCCATCTCTTCCCTGCCTGAG GTGGAGCCTGAGCctgtgcctgggatggaacagGAGGTGTTTGGTGCGGAAGGCCCCGGCCCCGAGGAGATGCCCTCGCACACGGAGTCTCCAGAAGCCCTGGAGAAGCAGCTGGACGTgccccaggggctgctggggatggacAACCCTGATGACATGGTTGATTTTGTGGTGGCCGAGAGAAGCGAGGACCTTAAGCCCCTGAGcagtggggaggaagaggaagaggaagaggaagaggaggaggaggaggaggaggaggagctgggggccACCCAGGAGCCTGAGAGCCTCCTGCCGCCCTCCGTGCTGGACCAGGCCAGTGTCATTGCCGAGCGGTTTGTCAGCAGCATCTCCCGGCGCAGCAGCCTGGCCCTGGAGGATGGCAAGTCCAGTGGCTTTGGGACGCCACGGCTGACCAGCCGGAGCAGCAGCGTGCTCAGCCTCGAGGGCAGTGAGaagggcccggcccggcgcggcaGCCTCTCCGACTTCCTGGGCTCACAGGAAGTGGAGAGTGGTGGGGGGGCCCCCACCGAGAACGGCTCCTCTGTCAATGGGACCGAGGCCCCCGGCCCCAGCTGCCCCGCAGAGCCCGAGAGGTCATCTTGTAAGAAAAAGGAATCGATGCTCTCCACCCGTGACCGGCTGCTGCTGGACAGAATCAAGACCTACTATGAAAACGCGGAGCACCATGACGCCGGTTTCAGCATCCGGCGCCGGGAGAGCCTCTCCTACATTCCCAAAGGGCTAGTGAGAAACTCTGTGTCCAGGTTCAACAGCCTTCCCAGGCCCGACCCCGAGCCCTTGGCTCCCCTGGGGCCCAAGAGACAGTCAGGCTCCCGGCCAGCCTCATGGGCCCTGTTTGAGTTCCCGGGACCAAGCCAGGCAGGTGCAGGGGAGCCGGCCCCTATCACCGATGCCGAGTTCCGCCCGTCTTCCGAGATTGTGAAGCTGTGGGAGGGGATGGAGTCCTCCGGGGGGAGTCCTCGGAAGGGCCCCAGCTCAGGCCACGTCAATGGCTTTGACCTGCACGAGCCGCTCTTCATCCTGGAGGAGCATGAACTGGGGGCCATCACCGAGGAGTCGGCCACGGCCTCTCCCGAGAGCGCCTCCCCCACCGAgcggcccagcccggcccaccTGGCCCGGGAGCTCAAGGAGCTGGTGAAGGAGCTGAGCAGCAGCGCCGGGGGCGAGCTGGTGACGCCGCTGCATCCCCGCATCGTGCAGCTCTCCCACATCATGGATGGCCCCATGAGCGAGCGTGTCAAGACCAAGGTCTACCAGCTGGCCCGCCAGTACAGCCTCCGCATCAAGGGGAAGTCGGGGGCGGCCCGGCCGCCGCTGCCCTGGGAGAAGGCGGCTTCTGAGAGGGACCTGCAGGAGGCAGCTGGAGAGCTTTCAGGTGGCAAAG GTAAGAGAAGGCCAGTGCTGTCCCTTTTCCACCCTGAGCCTTcgatgacccccgagcacagcccccTGAAGTCCTGCTCTGCCGGGGAGACATCGCCGCAGCATTTCTCCTTCAGTCCCTCTGCAACCAGCCCCAGGAACACCTCGCCCGGAGCCCGGGCCTCCACCCGAAACCCCCTCAGCCCTTTAGACACTGAGACCTTCAGCTGGCCCGACGTCCGAGAGCTCCGCTCTAAGTATGCCTCCCACGATGAGGCAGCCCTGGCTGAGGGCAgccgggcccgggccccgccTGTCAACCGGAGCCGCTCGGTGCCAGAGAACATGGTGGAGCCTCCTAGGTCAGCCAGAGTGGGCCGCTGCTGCAGCCTCAGTACCAAGAGGGGCCGGGCAGGCCCAAGGGCGTCGGGGAACTCACCCCAGCAAGAGCTGGATAGAGATGAGGCCTTGTACGTCACTGCCCATGTCACCTTGGACAACAACCGGAGGGTGATCATCATGGAGAAGGAACCCCCGCCGGGCCCTGCTTTGGGGTCAGAGGAGCCCACGGCCTTGCTGTggcagggccaagatctccaggGGTGTGGACTGAAGGAAGAGGGTCCCCGggacgcagctgacccaggccaGCAGGGCAGAGTTCGGAACCTGAGGGAGAAGTTCCAGGCCTTGAACTCCGTAGGCTGA
- the PLEKHG3 gene encoding pleckstrin homology domain-containing family G member 3 isoform X3 gives MPVSASTRQDGSQERPLSLTSTTSSSGSSRDSRSTMEDPSGPEASTENGAGSPRARHAPNSNNSSSWLNMKGPLSPFNGRAAAGPVHKLSYLGRVVREIVETERMYVQDLRSIVEDYLLKIIDTPGLLTPEQVSALFGNIENIYALNSQLLRDLDSCNSDPVAVASCFVERSQEFDIYTQYCNNYPNSVAALTECMRDKQQAKFFRDRQELLQHSLPLGSYLLKPVQRILKYHLLLQEIAKHFDEEEDGFEVVEDAIDTMTCVAWYINDMKRRHEHAVRLQEIQSLLINWKGPDLTIYGELVLEGTFRVHRVRNERTFFLFDKALLITKKRGDHFVYKGHIPCSSLMLIESTRDSLCFTVTHYKHSKQQYSLQAKTVEEKRNWTHHIKRLILENHHTTIPQKAKEAILEMDSYYPSRYRYSPERLKKAWASQDEVSSHARQGRRQSEPTRHLLRQLSEKAARATGMKHAGSAGTLLDFGQHPHPRGPRTEAGVAPEAQEEEEVEEEEEEQEQEQAFQVSLEALVGPDDSKKGAGPEPPGSEEEEEEEEEDEEEESLAVAEQVADFASSLLAALHCWHYRANALLFSRGAMGKGRRESEGSKGCQRPSGQSPTSAEKRLSTESISSLPEVEPEPVPGMEQEVFGAEGPGPEEMPSHTESPEALEKQLDVPQGLLGMDNPDDMVDFVVAERSEDLKPLSSGEEEEEEEEEEEEEEEEELGATQEPESLLPPSVLDQASVIAERFVSSISRRSSLALEDGKSSGFGTPRLTSRSSSVLSLEGSEKGPARRGSLSDFLGSQEVESGGGAPTENGSSVNGTEAPGPSCPAEPERSSCKKKESMLSTRDRLLLDRIKTYYENAEHHDAGFSIRRRESLSYIPKGLVRNSVSRFNSLPRPDPEPLAPLGPKRQSGSRPASWALFEFPGPSQAGAGEPAPITDAEFRPSSEIVKLWEGMESSGGSPRKGPSSGHVNGFDLHEPLFILEEHELGAITEESATASPESASPTERPSPAHLARELKELVKELSSSAGGELVTPLHPRIVQLSHIMDGPMSERVKTKVYQLARQYSLRIKGKSGAARPPLPWEKAASERDLQEAAGELSGGKGKRRPVLSLFHPEPSMTPEHSPLKSCSAGETSPQHFSFSPSATSPRNTSPGARASTRNPLSPLDTETFSWPDVRELRSKYASHDEAALAEGSRARAPPVNRSRSVPENMVEPPRSARVGRCCSLSTKRGRAGPRASGNSPQQELDRDEALYVTAHVTLDNNRRVIIMEKEPPPGPALGSEEPTALLWQGQDLQGCGLKEEGPRDAADPGQQGRVRNLREKFQALNSVG, from the exons ATGCCCGTCTCTGCCTCCACTCGCCAGGATGGCAGCCAGGAGCGGCCGCTGAGCCTGACCTCCACCACCTCGTCGTCCGGCTCCTCCCGTGACAGTCGCAGCACCATGGAGGATCCCAGTGGCCCCGAGGCGTCCACAGAGAACGGGGCCGGCTCCCCTCGAGCCCGGCACGCCCCCAACAGCAACAACTCCAGCAGCTGGTTGAACATGAAGGGGCCCCTGTCCCCCTTCAATGGCCGGGCAGCGGCTGGGCCCGTGCACAAGCTCAGCTACCTGGGCCGTGTGGTGCGGGAAATCGTGGAGACGGAGCGCATGTACGTGCAGGACCTTCGCAGCATCGTGGAG GACTACCTCTTGAAGATCATTGACACGCCCGGGCTCCTGACTCCCGAGCAAGTCAGTGCCCTGTTTGGGAACATAGAGAACATCTACGCCCTGAACAG CCagctcctcagagacctggacagCTGCAATAGTGACCCCGTGGCAGTGGCCAGCTGCTTCGTGGAAAGG AGCCAAGAGTTCGATATCTACACCCAGTATTGCAACAACTACCCCAA CTCGGTGGCCGCCCTGACGGAGTGCATGCGGGACAAGCAGCAGGCCAAGTTCTTCCGGGACCGCCAGGAGCTGCTACAGCACTCCCTGCCCCTGGGCTCCTACCTGCTGAAGCCCGTGCAGCGCATCCTCAAGTACCACCTGCTGCTCCAG GAGATCGCCAAACACTTTGACGAAGAGGAGGATGGCTTTGAGGTGGTCGAGGATGCCATCGACACCATGACCTGTGTGGCCTGGTACATTAACGACATGAAGCGGCGGCACGAGCATGCGGTCCGGCTGCAG GAGATCCAGTCGCTGCTCATCAACTGGAAGGGGCCGGACCTGACCATCTACGGGGAGCTGGTCCTGGAGGGCACGTTCCGGGTACACCGCGTGCGCAACGAGAGGACCTTCTTCCTCTTCGACAAGGCGCTGCTCATCACCAAGAAACGGGGCGATCACTTTGTCTACAAGGGGCACATCCCG TGCTCCTCCCTGATGCTGATCGAGAGCACCCGGGACTCCCTGTGCTTCACTGTCACCCACTACAAGCACAGCAAACAGCAGTACAGCCTCCAG GCCAAAACAGTGGAGGAGAAGCGGAACTGGACTCACCACATCAAGAGGCTCATCCTGGAGAATCACCACACCACCATCCCGCAGAAG GCCAAGGAAGCCATCCTGGAAATGGACTCCTATT ATCCCAGTCGGTACCGCTATAGCCCGGAACGGCTGAAGAAGGCGTGGGCCTCCCAGGATGAGGTGTCCTCCCACGCACGCCAGGGCCGCCGGCAGTCGG AGCCCACCAGACACCTGCTAAGGCAGCTGAGCGAGAAGG CAGCCAGAGCAACAGGAATGAAG CATGCCGGCAGCGCCGGCACTCTCCTGGACTTCGGGCAGCACCCCCATCCTCGGGGCCCACGGACGGAGGCAGGGGTTGCCCCTGAGgcgcaggaggaggaagaggtggaggaggaggaggaggagcaggagcaggaacagGCCTTTCAGGTCTCTTTGGAGGCCCTGGTTGGGCCTGACGACAGCAAGAAgggggctgggccagagcccccaggctcggaggaggaggaggaggaggaggaggaggatgaggaggaggagagcctgGCAGTGGCGGAGCAGGTAGCCGACTTTGCCAGCTCCCTGCTGGCCGCCCTCCACTGCTGGCACTATCGGGCCAACGCTTTACTTTTCTCCCGGGGCGCTATG GGGAAGGGCCGCCGGGAGTCAGAGGGCTCCAAGGGCTGCCAGAGGCCCAGTGGCCAGTCTCCAACCAGCGCTGAGAAGCGCCTGAGCACCGAGTCCATCTCTTCCCTGCCTGAG GTGGAGCCTGAGCctgtgcctgggatggaacagGAGGTGTTTGGTGCGGAAGGCCCCGGCCCCGAGGAGATGCCCTCGCACACGGAGTCTCCAGAAGCCCTGGAGAAGCAGCTGGACGTgccccaggggctgctggggatggacAACCCTGATGACATGGTTGATTTTGTGGTGGCCGAGAGAAGCGAGGACCTTAAGCCCCTGAGcagtggggaggaagaggaagaggaagaggaagaggaggaggaggaggaggaggaggagctgggggccACCCAGGAGCCTGAGAGCCTCCTGCCGCCCTCCGTGCTGGACCAGGCCAGTGTCATTGCCGAGCGGTTTGTCAGCAGCATCTCCCGGCGCAGCAGCCTGGCCCTGGAGGATGGCAAGTCCAGTGGCTTTGGGACGCCACGGCTGACCAGCCGGAGCAGCAGCGTGCTCAGCCTCGAGGGCAGTGAGaagggcccggcccggcgcggcaGCCTCTCCGACTTCCTGGGCTCACAGGAAGTGGAGAGTGGTGGGGGGGCCCCCACCGAGAACGGCTCCTCTGTCAATGGGACCGAGGCCCCCGGCCCCAGCTGCCCCGCAGAGCCCGAGAGGTCATCTTGTAAGAAAAAGGAATCGATGCTCTCCACCCGTGACCGGCTGCTGCTGGACAGAATCAAGACCTACTATGAAAACGCGGAGCACCATGACGCCGGTTTCAGCATCCGGCGCCGGGAGAGCCTCTCCTACATTCCCAAAGGGCTAGTGAGAAACTCTGTGTCCAGGTTCAACAGCCTTCCCAGGCCCGACCCCGAGCCCTTGGCTCCCCTGGGGCCCAAGAGACAGTCAGGCTCCCGGCCAGCCTCATGGGCCCTGTTTGAGTTCCCGGGACCAAGCCAGGCAGGTGCAGGGGAGCCGGCCCCTATCACCGATGCCGAGTTCCGCCCGTCTTCCGAGATTGTGAAGCTGTGGGAGGGGATGGAGTCCTCCGGGGGGAGTCCTCGGAAGGGCCCCAGCTCAGGCCACGTCAATGGCTTTGACCTGCACGAGCCGCTCTTCATCCTGGAGGAGCATGAACTGGGGGCCATCACCGAGGAGTCGGCCACGGCCTCTCCCGAGAGCGCCTCCCCCACCGAgcggcccagcccggcccaccTGGCCCGGGAGCTCAAGGAGCTGGTGAAGGAGCTGAGCAGCAGCGCCGGGGGCGAGCTGGTGACGCCGCTGCATCCCCGCATCGTGCAGCTCTCCCACATCATGGATGGCCCCATGAGCGAGCGTGTCAAGACCAAGGTCTACCAGCTGGCCCGCCAGTACAGCCTCCGCATCAAGGGGAAGTCGGGGGCGGCCCGGCCGCCGCTGCCCTGGGAGAAGGCGGCTTCTGAGAGGGACCTGCAGGAGGCAGCTGGAGAGCTTTCAGGTGGCAAAG GTAAGAGAAGGCCAGTGCTGTCCCTTTTCCACCCTGAGCCTTcgatgacccccgagcacagcccccTGAAGTCCTGCTCTGCCGGGGAGACATCGCCGCAGCATTTCTCCTTCAGTCCCTCTGCAACCAGCCCCAGGAACACCTCGCCCGGAGCCCGGGCCTCCACCCGAAACCCCCTCAGCCCTTTAGACACTGAGACCTTCAGCTGGCCCGACGTCCGAGAGCTCCGCTCTAAGTATGCCTCCCACGATGAGGCAGCCCTGGCTGAGGGCAgccgggcccgggccccgccTGTCAACCGGAGCCGCTCGGTGCCAGAGAACATGGTGGAGCCTCCTAGGTCAGCCAGAGTGGGCCGCTGCTGCAGCCTCAGTACCAAGAGGGGCCGGGCAGGCCCAAGGGCGTCGGGGAACTCACCCCAGCAAGAGCTGGATAGAGATGAGGCCTTGTACGTCACTGCCCATGTCACCTTGGACAACAACCGGAGGGTGATCATCATGGAGAAGGAACCCCCGCCGGGCCCTGCTTTGGGGTCAGAGGAGCCCACGGCCTTGCTGTggcagggccaagatctccaggGGTGTGGACTGAAGGAAGAGGGTCCCCGggacgcagctgacccaggccaGCAGGGCAGAGTTCGGAACCTGAGGGAGAAGTTCCAGGCCTTGAACTCCGTAGGCTGA